A genome region from Arachis duranensis cultivar V14167 chromosome 8, aradu.V14167.gnm2.J7QH, whole genome shotgun sequence includes the following:
- the LOC107461267 gene encoding uncharacterized protein LOC107461267, with translation MREWIRVALVAASVGCVSTLLLLLLWRFYQLRKRGNFVEPASLTRMEGGLQGGLSRIHNHHHHHQLDHQSSSNKNKQGNYFVIRGGVSGKRVLFSWSDHPSMAADAVENGWSRFSFIASKTYTPSPSKRSSILGVCAAPVSDDHHGTESEVEISWEISQGSAEFMQKVRFNPGLKKILQYNNNNNSSSSMNVASVIRTALPLPGPPLGNYSFPQEAYFEITILYGGGGNEYEFAGKNVGEGEKTKLLVIQGGGGNGSKGNSEALVHVSSNNHSKNSVDEMKLDGKEGGKRNESVMFSLGLTAAGPVPLRVPGSYPASIGFNSNGSVFLDGMKLVFESEKAEWVGTDKVIGCGFDPRQKKVFFTLDSELVHVIHCQSQVFGTPLYPIMAANIDIMVLVNFGQSSFKYAPANAQRTPNPCFIAPLVNSPAATLGYDDSRELFSMGRIDSQWRNRSATRGSHNNGNNNMNHNNNNNNSNIRTVEFDEESEADLFEIVLDGSGKSPNSAS, from the exons ATGAGGGAGTGGATACGTGTTGCGTTGGTTGCAGCTTCTGTGGGATGCGTTTCAACCCTTTTGCTCCTTCTCTTATGGCGTTTTTACCAACTCAGAAAACGAGGGAATTTTGTGGAACCTGCAAGTTTGACCAGAATGGAGGGTGGTCTCCAAGGAGGACTTTCTAGgattcataatcatcatcaccatcaccaaTTGGATCATCAAAGTAGCAGCAACAAGAACAAACAGGGAAATTACTTTGTTATTCGTGGAGGTGTATCTGGAAAAAGGGTTCTGTTCAGTTGGTCTGATCATCCTTCTATggctgctgatgctgttgaaaATGGTTGGTCTCGATTTTCATTCATAGCTTCCAAGACTTACACGCCATCCCCTTCGAAAAGGTCATCGATTTTGGGGGTGTGTGCAGCACCGGTTAGTGATGATCATCATGGAACAGAATCTGAGGTTGAGATAAGCTGGGAAATTTCTCAGGGTTCTGCTGAGTTTATGCAGAAGGTGAGGTTCAATCCTGGGTTGAAGAAGATTCTTCaatacaataacaacaacaacagttCTTCTTCTATGAATGTTGCTTCTGTTATTAGAACGGCTCTTCCCCTTCCTGGCCCTCCTTTGGGGAACTATTCTTTTCCTCAAGAAGCGTATTTTGAGATTACAATCTtgtatggtggtggtggtaatgAGTATGAATTTGCGGGGAAGAATGTTGGAGAAGGTGAGAAGACAAAGTTGTTGGTGATTCAAGGTGGTGGTGGAAATGGTAGTAAAGGGAATTCGGAGGCTTTGGTTCATGTTAGCAGCAATAATCATAGTAAGAATAGTGTTGATGAGATGAAACTTGATGGGAAAGAGGGTGGAAAGAGAAATGAATCTGTGATGTTCTCATTGGGATTAACTGCTGCAGGTCCTGTTCCTTTGAGAGTTCCAGGAAGCTACCCTGCCAGCATTGGCTTCAACTCCAATGGTTCTGTTTTTCTTGATG GAATGAAACTTGTATTTGAATCAGAGAAGGCAGAGTGGGTAGGAACTGATAAAGTGATTGGTTGTGGCTTTGATCCAAGGCAGAAGAAGGTGTTCTTCACATTAGACTCAGAGTTGGTGCATGTAATCCATTGTCAATCACAAGTGTTTGGAACTCCATTATATCCAATCATGGCTGCAAATATAGACATCATGGTACTAGTTAATTTTGGACAAAGTTCATTCAAATATGCTCCTGCAAATGCACAGAGAACACCAAATCCATGCTTTATAGCCCCGCTTGTAAATTCACCTGCTGCTACTTTGGGTTATGATGATAGTAGGGAGCTATTTTCCATGGGAAGGATTGATTCTCAGTGGCGCAATCGCTCCGCAACCAGAGGAAGCCACAACAATGGCAACAATAATATGAatcataacaacaataataataatagtaatattaGAACAGTGGAATTTGATGAAGAGTCTGAGGCTGATCTATTTGAAATAGTGTTGGATGGTTCTGGAAAATCTCCAAATTCAGCATCATAA